In Corynebacterium ulcerans, one genomic interval encodes:
- a CDS encoding DNA-directed RNA polymerase subunit beta' → MIDVNFFDELRIGLATADDIRRWSKGEVKKPETINYRTLKPEKDGLFCERIFGPTRDWECACGKYKRVRYKGIICERCGVEVTKSKVRRERMGHIELAAPVTHIWYFKGVPSRLGYLLDLAPKDLERIIYFAANIITGVDEEARHSDQTTLEAEMLLEKKDVEADAESEIAERAQKLEEDLAELEAAGAKADARNKVQKAADKEMQHIRERAEREIDRLEEIWQTFIKLAPKQMIIDETIYEELVDRYEDYFTGGMGAEAIQTLIRNFDLDAEAEELREIINNGKGQKKMRALKRLKVVAAFQRSGNDPAGMVLDCIPVIPPELRPMVQLDGGRFATSDLNDLYRRVINRNNRLKRMIDLGAPEIIVNNEKRMLQESVDALFDNGRRGRPVTGPGNRPLKSLSDLLKGKQGRFRQNLLGKRVDYSGRSVIIVGPQLKLHECGLPKLMALELFKPFVMKRLVENDYAQNIKSAKRMVERQRPEVWDVLEEAISEHPVMLNRAPTLHRLGIQAFEPKLVEGKAIQLHPLACEAFNADFDGDQMAVHLPLSAEAQAEARILMLASNNILSPASGKPLAMPRLDMVTGLYYLTMDKTEDEIGGQGAYQPATETGPATGVYSSYAEALMARDRGVLGLQAKIQVRISHLRPPTDVEAEQFPEGWEQGQTWLADTTLGRIMFNELLPWNYPYLEGVMVRKGGGSNKILLGDVINDLAATYPMITVAQTMDKMKDAGFYWATRSGVTITMSDVLVLPNKEEILDRYEAEAAKIERKYWEQGALTERERYDRLVELWKEATDEVGNAVEKLYPDDNPIPMIVKSGAAGNMRQIWTLAGMKGMVVNSKGDYITRPIKTSFREGLSVLEYFNNSHGSRKGLADTALRTADSGYLTRRLVDVAQDVIVREDDCGTKQGIRVPLAVEVKDAQGNVTGYTGHSLIETSVAGRVASVDVKDSEGNVLVPAGENLTDQLIEKLIAAGIAEVKVRSVLTCQTPTGVCAKCYGKSMATGKLVDIGEAVGIVAAQSIGEPGTQLTMRTFHQGGVGGDITGGLPRVQELFEARVPKNRAPIASVAGTVHLEDEGNFYTLTINPDDGSDVVVYEKLSKRQGLATVRVPMESNPGAMIERTLSEGDHVNVGDRLLRGPADPHDVLEVLGRRGVEQHLVDEVQDVYRAQGVAIHDKHIEIIIRQMLRRGTVIESGSTEFLPGTLVDLSEAKAANAEAIAAGGQPAELRSEIMGITKASLATESWLSAASFQETTRVLTDAAINKRSDKLIGLKENVIIGKLIPAGTGISRYRNISVKPTEAARNAAYSIPTYGDSIYGDDGYGEFTGASVPLDEAYDL, encoded by the coding sequence GTGATCGACGTCAACTTCTTCGACGAGCTCCGCATCGGCCTGGCTACCGCCGACGACATTCGTCGTTGGTCCAAAGGCGAGGTCAAGAAGCCGGAGACCATCAACTACCGCACCCTGAAGCCGGAGAAGGACGGCCTCTTCTGCGAGCGAATTTTCGGTCCAACCCGTGACTGGGAGTGTGCTTGTGGTAAGTACAAGCGCGTCCGTTATAAGGGCATCATCTGTGAGCGCTGTGGCGTTGAGGTGACCAAGTCCAAGGTTCGTCGTGAGCGCATGGGCCACATCGAGCTGGCTGCGCCTGTGACCCACATTTGGTACTTCAAGGGCGTTCCTTCTCGCCTCGGCTACCTATTGGACCTGGCTCCAAAGGACCTTGAGCGCATCATCTACTTTGCTGCCAACATCATCACTGGTGTTGACGAGGAAGCTCGCCACAGCGACCAGACCACTCTTGAGGCAGAAATGCTTTTGGAGAAGAAGGACGTTGAGGCTGACGCAGAGTCTGAGATCGCAGAGCGCGCTCAGAAGCTAGAGGAAGACCTTGCCGAGCTCGAAGCAGCAGGCGCAAAGGCTGACGCTCGCAACAAGGTGCAAAAGGCTGCAGACAAAGAGATGCAGCACATCCGCGAGCGTGCTGAGCGTGAGATCGACCGTCTTGAGGAGATCTGGCAGACCTTTATCAAGCTTGCTCCTAAGCAGATGATCATCGACGAGACCATCTATGAAGAGCTCGTTGATCGCTACGAGGATTACTTCACCGGTGGTATGGGCGCGGAGGCTATCCAAACCCTTATCCGCAACTTCGACCTCGACGCTGAGGCAGAAGAGCTGCGCGAGATCATCAACAACGGCAAGGGCCAGAAGAAGATGCGCGCTCTCAAGCGCCTCAAGGTCGTTGCTGCATTCCAGCGCTCGGGCAATGACCCAGCTGGCATGGTGCTCGACTGCATTCCGGTGATCCCGCCGGAGCTGCGCCCGATGGTTCAGCTTGATGGTGGCCGTTTTGCTACCTCCGACTTGAACGATCTCTATCGTCGCGTGATCAACCGCAACAACCGCCTCAAGCGCATGATCGATCTTGGTGCTCCCGAGATCATCGTGAATAACGAGAAGCGCATGCTGCAGGAGTCCGTCGATGCGCTATTCGACAACGGCCGTCGTGGTCGCCCCGTCACTGGTCCTGGCAACCGTCCTCTGAAGTCCCTGAGCGATCTGCTCAAGGGTAAGCAGGGTCGTTTCCGTCAGAACCTGCTGGGTAAGCGTGTCGATTACTCTGGTCGTTCCGTTATTATCGTTGGTCCACAGCTGAAGCTGCATGAGTGCGGTCTTCCTAAGCTCATGGCTCTTGAGCTCTTCAAGCCGTTTGTTATGAAGCGCCTCGTGGAAAACGATTACGCGCAGAACATCAAGTCGGCTAAGCGCATGGTTGAGCGTCAGCGCCCTGAGGTGTGGGACGTTCTGGAAGAGGCAATTTCCGAGCATCCTGTGATGCTTAACCGTGCACCTACCCTGCACCGCCTAGGTATCCAGGCCTTCGAGCCTAAGCTCGTCGAGGGTAAAGCTATCCAGCTGCACCCGCTTGCCTGTGAAGCCTTCAACGCCGACTTCGACGGTGACCAGATGGCTGTGCACTTGCCGTTGTCTGCTGAGGCGCAGGCTGAGGCTCGTATCCTCATGCTTGCTTCTAACAACATCCTCTCCCCGGCATCCGGTAAGCCACTTGCCATGCCACGTCTGGACATGGTGACCGGTCTTTATTACCTCACCATGGACAAGACTGAGGATGAGATCGGCGGACAGGGTGCATACCAGCCTGCTACCGAAACCGGACCAGCAACCGGTGTGTACTCCTCCTACGCTGAGGCTCTTATGGCTCGGGACCGTGGTGTTCTTGGTCTTCAGGCTAAGATTCAGGTGCGCATTAGCCACCTGCGTCCCCCGACTGATGTCGAGGCAGAACAGTTCCCAGAGGGCTGGGAGCAGGGGCAGACCTGGTTGGCTGATACGACCCTTGGTCGCATCATGTTCAACGAGCTCTTGCCGTGGAACTACCCATACCTTGAGGGCGTTATGGTCCGTAAGGGTGGCGGCTCCAACAAGATTCTCTTGGGCGACGTGATTAATGACCTCGCTGCGACCTACCCGATGATTACTGTCGCGCAGACGATGGACAAGATGAAGGATGCCGGTTTCTACTGGGCAACCCGAAGCGGCGTGACCATCACCATGTCTGACGTGCTCGTTCTTCCTAACAAGGAAGAGATCCTTGACCGCTATGAGGCCGAGGCTGCAAAGATCGAGCGCAAGTACTGGGAGCAGGGTGCTCTGACCGAGCGCGAGCGCTACGACCGTCTGGTTGAGCTCTGGAAGGAGGCTACCGACGAGGTTGGTAATGCCGTCGAGAAGCTCTATCCGGACGACAACCCGATTCCTATGATCGTGAAGTCCGGTGCTGCCGGTAACATGCGTCAGATCTGGACCCTGGCCGGTATGAAGGGCATGGTTGTGAACTCAAAGGGTGACTACATCACCCGACCGATTAAGACTTCCTTCCGTGAAGGTCTGTCGGTTCTTGAGTACTTCAACAACTCTCACGGTTCGCGTAAGGGCCTTGCCGATACCGCTCTGCGTACCGCTGACTCGGGTTACCTCACCCGTCGTCTGGTGGACGTCGCGCAGGACGTTATCGTCCGCGAGGACGACTGTGGCACCAAGCAGGGCATTCGTGTCCCATTGGCCGTCGAGGTTAAGGATGCTCAGGGCAACGTCACCGGTTACACCGGACACAGCCTCATCGAGACCTCTGTCGCTGGCCGTGTGGCTTCCGTCGACGTCAAGGATTCTGAAGGCAACGTCTTGGTGCCGGCTGGTGAAAACCTCACCGACCAGCTCATCGAGAAGCTCATCGCTGCGGGTATCGCAGAGGTCAAGGTTCGCTCCGTGCTTACCTGCCAGACTCCGACCGGCGTGTGCGCTAAGTGCTATGGCAAGTCCATGGCTACCGGCAAGCTCGTTGATATCGGAGAAGCAGTGGGTATTGTCGCTGCTCAGTCCATTGGTGAGCCTGGTACCCAGCTGACAATGCGTACGTTCCACCAGGGTGGTGTCGGTGGCGACATTACCGGTGGTCTGCCTCGTGTTCAGGAGCTCTTCGAGGCTCGTGTTCCTAAGAACCGTGCTCCGATTGCTTCTGTTGCAGGTACCGTCCACCTTGAGGATGAAGGCAACTTCTACACCCTCACCATCAACCCAGATGATGGGTCTGATGTTGTGGTCTACGAGAAGCTTTCTAAGCGTCAGGGTCTGGCTACCGTTCGGGTTCCTATGGAGTCCAACCCCGGTGCCATGATCGAGCGCACCTTGTCAGAGGGCGACCACGTGAACGTGGGCGATCGTCTGCTGCGTGGTCCTGCTGATCCGCATGACGTACTTGAGGTTCTTGGCCGCCGTGGTGTTGAGCAGCACCTTGTCGACGAGGTTCAGGACGTTTACCGTGCACAGGGTGTGGCTATCCATGATAAGCACATCGAGATCATCATCCGTCAGATGCTGCGTCGTGGAACCGTCATCGAGTCCGGATCGACTGAGTTCCTCCCAGGTACTCTCGTTGATCTTTCGGAGGCTAAGGCCGCTAACGCCGAGGCTATTGCCGCTGGTGGTCAACCTGCTGAGCTCCGCTCGGAGATCATGGGTATCACCAAGGCATCGCTGGCTACCGAGTCGTGGCTGTCCGCCGCGTCCTTCCAGGAGACCACACGCGTGCTTACCGACGCCGCCATCAACAAGCGGTCCGATAAGCTGATTGGTCTCAAGGAGAACGTGATCATCGGTAAGCTGATCCCGGCCGGTACCGGTATTTCCCGTTACCGCAACATCTCTGTTAAGCCGACTGAGGCAGCCCGCAATGCGGCTTACTCAATCCCGACTTATGGAGACTCCATCTATGGCGATGATGGCTACGGTGAGTTCACCGGTGCCTCCGTGCCACTGGATGAGGCCTACGACCTCTAA
- a CDS encoding DUF4288 domain-containing protein, which translates to MEPYVGIAIFELADNSENPRPSFFREDWYLVYADSDAEAYSRVETRAREQETPRESSENKAVILRHIVDVAPALYGKVDEDTDLYSRHFASLEDYKRCEMLLGEKDPLADDNC; encoded by the coding sequence ATGGAACCATATGTGGGAATTGCCATATTTGAGTTGGCAGATAACAGCGAGAATCCTCGGCCAAGTTTCTTTCGTGAGGATTGGTACTTGGTCTATGCGGATAGCGACGCCGAAGCGTACTCGCGCGTAGAAACGCGCGCCAGAGAGCAAGAGACTCCTAGAGAATCCTCGGAAAATAAGGCTGTGATCTTAAGGCATATTGTCGATGTAGCTCCGGCGCTCTACGGAAAAGTTGATGAGGATACGGACTTGTATTCTCGACACTTTGCGTCGCTTGAAGATTACAAGCGTTGTGAAATGCTACTTGGAGAAAAGGATCCGCTAGCCGACGATAATTGCTAA